From a region of the Tenggerimyces flavus genome:
- a CDS encoding M4 family metallopeptidase: MKAKDLKLKKSAALTGGSTVRFDQEIDGVKVFGGQLVASLDKENNLQAIVGETSSATSKSFPALNKLQQGMLRDTARKAVAIKQKLTNSRELKAEAQGPEWFDPTILGAPKSFGTDTRGVYRFEVTNPADGTRFGVLVNAKTKKAELVYDLDPKGIKRVICDANKAQIDTSDPANFACGPTLPVKRAEGSGNSGVADVDKLYQYMGDTSVRYASYVNVDLTALIGFDYKDGKGKALRGTVNLCTPDDCPYPNAFWNGLQITHGEGTAEDDIVAHELTHGVTEHTSELAYLWQSGALNEGLSDVMGELVDLGNKSADDTAANRWKIGEGSSLGVIRDMKDPEAQGQPSKMTSAAWEDDPQFLDNGGVHTNSGVLNKAAQLLTDGGNFGGYDVKGIGPAKAFKITWTLQNLLTPGADYKDVLHYYPLSCRKNIDRAKSYITESDCQQVDKVVRATEMYKDPVQGAPSNVDYCDNGTVKSAYVQGFENKNSGWSFQTKDHGADGLSGWFLSAEVFSRYASVGEEAAVAWTLEGDDVYLTQSAGVKVPANGWVRFDHADLIAPEDGAELEYSTGLTWNAASGLPNTHGESVDKASVGGKSFDGVSNGWSASRYDLSSLAGQTVKFRFHVNTPTRDSVFWVDNLKVYSCS, from the coding sequence GTGAAGGCCAAGGACCTGAAGCTCAAGAAGTCCGCGGCCCTTACCGGGGGAAGCACAGTCCGATTCGACCAGGAAATCGATGGCGTCAAGGTCTTCGGTGGACAGCTGGTCGCGTCGCTCGACAAGGAGAACAACCTTCAGGCCATCGTGGGCGAGACGTCCTCGGCGACCTCGAAGTCGTTCCCCGCGCTGAACAAGCTTCAGCAAGGAATGCTCCGTGACACGGCTCGCAAGGCCGTGGCCATCAAGCAGAAGCTCACGAACAGCCGTGAGCTGAAGGCTGAGGCCCAGGGCCCGGAGTGGTTCGACCCGACGATCCTGGGTGCGCCCAAGAGCTTTGGGACGGACACGCGTGGTGTCTACCGGTTCGAGGTCACGAACCCGGCTGACGGCACGCGCTTCGGCGTTCTCGTCAACGCCAAGACCAAGAAGGCCGAGCTCGTCTACGACCTCGACCCGAAGGGCATCAAGCGCGTCATCTGCGACGCCAACAAGGCGCAAATCGACACGAGCGACCCGGCGAACTTCGCCTGTGGCCCGACGCTTCCGGTGAAGCGTGCCGAGGGCTCCGGCAACTCGGGTGTCGCCGACGTCGACAAGCTCTACCAGTACATGGGCGACACGTCCGTGCGCTACGCGAGCTACGTCAACGTCGACCTGACCGCTCTGATCGGCTTCGACTACAAGGACGGCAAGGGTAAGGCGCTTCGCGGGACTGTGAACCTCTGCACCCCCGACGACTGCCCGTACCCGAACGCGTTCTGGAACGGCCTGCAGATCACGCACGGCGAAGGCACCGCGGAAGACGACATCGTCGCCCACGAGCTGACGCACGGTGTGACCGAGCACACGAGCGAGCTGGCGTACCTCTGGCAGTCCGGTGCCCTCAACGAGGGTCTGTCGGACGTCATGGGTGAGCTGGTCGACCTCGGCAACAAGAGCGCTGACGACACCGCCGCCAACCGGTGGAAGATCGGCGAGGGTTCCTCGCTCGGTGTCATCCGCGACATGAAGGACCCGGAGGCGCAGGGACAGCCGTCGAAGATGACGTCGGCGGCGTGGGAAGACGACCCGCAGTTCCTCGACAACGGTGGCGTCCACACCAACAGCGGCGTGCTGAACAAGGCCGCGCAGCTGCTGACGGACGGCGGCAACTTCGGTGGGTACGACGTCAAGGGCATCGGCCCGGCGAAGGCGTTCAAGATCACCTGGACTCTGCAGAACCTGCTGACCCCGGGTGCGGACTACAAGGACGTCCTGCACTACTACCCGCTGTCCTGCCGCAAGAACATCGACCGCGCCAAGTCGTACATCACCGAGTCGGACTGCCAGCAGGTCGACAAGGTCGTTCGCGCGACCGAGATGTACAAGGACCCCGTCCAGGGTGCTCCGAGCAACGTCGACTACTGCGACAACGGCACCGTGAAGAGTGCTTACGTCCAGGGCTTCGAGAACAAGAACAGCGGCTGGAGCTTCCAGACCAAGGACCACGGTGCTGACGGTCTGAGCGGTTGGTTCCTGTCGGCTGAGGTGTTCTCGCGGTACGCCTCGGTGGGCGAAGAGGCAGCTGTTGCCTGGACGCTCGAGGGCGACGACGTGTACCTGACCCAGTCCGCTGGGGTCAAGGTGCCGGCGAACGGCTGGGTCCGGTTCGACCACGCCGACCTCATTGCTCCTGAGGACGGCGCCGAGCTGGAGTACTCGACCGGTCTGACCTGGAACGCTGCTTCCGGTCTGCCGAACACGCACGGCGAGTCCGTCGACAAGGCGTCGGTGGGTGGCAAGAGCTTCGACGGTGTGTCGAACGGCTGGAGTGCAAGCCGCTACGACCTGTCCAGCCTGGCTGGCCAGACCGTGAAGTTCCGCTTCCACGTCAACACCCCGACGCGGGACTCGGTGTTCTGGGTCGACAACCTCAAGGTGTACAGCTGCAGCTAG
- the hutI gene encoding imidazolonepropionase, with protein MSTTALTGIGLLVTNDPSLGSGPLGEIPDAALVVEWERVVWVGPSSRVPDADQRVDAGGRCVLPGFVDSHAHLVFAGDRSAEFAARMAGESYAAGGIRTTVAATRSSADEQLSANIARLVGEMRRQGTTTFEIKSGYGLTVNDEKRSLALAKEFTEETTFLGAHVIPEEFTGRSDDYVELVAGRMLEACRPYARWVDVFCERGAFDADQSRAVLAAGAAAGLGVRVHANQLGPGPGVQLACELGAASADHCTHLTDADVTALADSGVVATLLPGAEFSTRSSYPDARRLLDAGVTVALATDCNPGSSYTSSIPFCIALAVREMRMTPAEAVWAATAGGARALRRQDVGVLNLGSRADLVILATPHYVHLAYRPGVPLVADVWMSR; from the coding sequence ATGAGCACGACCGCGCTGACGGGGATCGGCCTGCTGGTGACGAACGACCCGTCGCTCGGGTCCGGGCCGCTCGGCGAGATCCCGGACGCGGCGCTCGTCGTCGAGTGGGAGCGGGTCGTGTGGGTCGGTCCGTCCAGCCGGGTGCCGGACGCCGACCAGCGCGTCGACGCGGGCGGGCGCTGCGTGCTGCCGGGATTCGTCGACAGCCACGCGCACCTGGTGTTCGCCGGCGACCGATCGGCGGAGTTCGCGGCGCGGATGGCCGGTGAGTCGTACGCCGCTGGCGGCATTCGGACCACGGTGGCCGCCACGAGATCGTCCGCAGACGAACAACTCTCGGCGAACATCGCACGGCTCGTCGGTGAAATGCGCCGGCAAGGCACGACGACGTTCGAGATCAAGAGCGGATATGGCCTGACGGTGAACGACGAGAAACGTTCGCTTGCATTAGCCAAGGAATTCACCGAGGAAACCACGTTTCTCGGCGCCCACGTGATTCCCGAGGAATTCACCGGCCGTTCGGACGACTACGTCGAGCTCGTCGCGGGGCGGATGCTCGAGGCCTGCCGGCCTTATGCCCGCTGGGTCGACGTGTTTTGTGAGCGGGGCGCGTTCGACGCCGACCAGAGCCGCGCCGTGCTCGCGGCGGGCGCCGCGGCGGGCCTGGGCGTACGCGTGCACGCCAACCAGCTCGGTCCCGGGCCTGGCGTCCAGCTCGCCTGCGAGCTCGGGGCGGCCTCCGCCGACCACTGCACGCACCTCACGGACGCCGACGTGACCGCGCTCGCGGACTCCGGCGTGGTCGCAACCTTGTTGCCAGGCGCGGAATTCTCCACCAGATCGAGCTATCCGGACGCGCGGAGGCTGCTCGACGCGGGCGTCACCGTGGCGCTGGCGACGGACTGCAACCCGGGGTCGTCGTACACCTCGTCGATACCGTTCTGTATTGCTCTTGCCGTACGGGAGATGCGGATGACGCCTGCCGAGGCGGTCTGGGCCGCCACGGCTGGGGGCGCGCGGGCGCTGCGTCGCCAGGACGTGGGGGTCCTAAACCTGGGTTCGAGGGCCGATTTGGTGATCCTCGCCACACCGCACTACGTCCATCTGGCGTACCGGCCCGGTGTCCCTCTCGTCGCAGATGTCTGGATGTCAAGGTAA
- a CDS encoding formimidoylglutamate deiminase, translating to MTTYWCEHAWLPPGVVADRVLVHVEGERIVAVEADVDPSPDAHRFAGLTLPGLANAHSHAFHRALRGRTHGGRGSFWTWREQMYDVAAMLDPDSYYELALATYAEMALAGVTCVGEFHYLHHAPGGVPYADPNAMGVALIEAAREAGLRITLLDTCYLSAGFGRPLDGVQQRYGDGDADRWAERVAELDGAPDLVIGAAVHSVRAVPVDQLPVVAAALPDAPLHVHLSEQRKENSDCLAAYRTTPTQLLNDAGVLGPRSTAVHATHLEASDIRTLGGSRTAICMCPTTERDLADGIGPAPALALAGSPVCVGSDSQAVIDLFEEARALELNERLRTEERGHWSPDDLLRVVTEDGHAALGFADAGMLAPGAWADLVTVRTTTARTAGAELDSLVFAATATDVHSVVSGGRVVVADGQHVLGDVGELLDRSLGAIWKALA from the coding sequence GTGACCACGTACTGGTGTGAGCACGCCTGGCTGCCTCCCGGCGTCGTGGCGGATCGGGTACTCGTCCACGTCGAAGGCGAACGGATCGTCGCCGTCGAGGCCGACGTCGATCCGTCGCCGGACGCGCACCGGTTCGCCGGCCTCACGTTGCCCGGGCTCGCGAACGCGCACTCCCACGCGTTCCATCGCGCGCTCCGCGGCCGGACCCACGGCGGCCGCGGCAGCTTCTGGACCTGGCGCGAACAGATGTACGACGTCGCCGCCATGCTCGACCCGGACAGCTACTACGAGCTCGCGCTCGCCACGTACGCGGAGATGGCGCTGGCCGGCGTCACTTGCGTGGGCGAGTTCCACTACCTGCACCACGCGCCCGGCGGCGTCCCGTATGCCGACCCGAACGCGATGGGCGTCGCGCTGATCGAGGCCGCGCGGGAGGCCGGGCTGCGGATCACGCTGCTCGACACGTGCTACCTGTCCGCCGGGTTCGGGCGGCCGCTCGACGGGGTCCAGCAGCGCTACGGCGACGGCGATGCCGACCGCTGGGCCGAACGCGTCGCCGAGCTGGACGGTGCGCCCGACCTCGTCATCGGCGCCGCCGTCCACTCCGTTCGCGCGGTGCCCGTCGACCAGCTGCCGGTGGTCGCGGCCGCGCTCCCGGACGCGCCGCTGCACGTCCACCTTTCGGAGCAGCGCAAAGAGAACTCCGACTGTCTCGCCGCGTACCGCACCACGCCGACGCAGCTGCTGAACGACGCCGGCGTCCTCGGGCCGCGCTCGACCGCCGTGCACGCGACCCACCTCGAGGCCAGCGACATCCGGACGTTGGGCGGCAGCCGTACGGCGATCTGCATGTGCCCGACGACCGAACGCGACCTCGCCGACGGCATCGGCCCCGCGCCCGCTCTCGCGCTGGCCGGCAGCCCGGTGTGCGTGGGCTCGGACAGCCAGGCGGTGATCGACCTGTTCGAGGAGGCGCGGGCGCTGGAGCTGAACGAGCGGCTGCGTACGGAGGAGCGCGGACACTGGTCACCGGACGACCTGCTGCGTGTCGTGACCGAGGACGGGCACGCGGCGCTCGGGTTCGCCGACGCGGGGATGCTCGCGCCGGGCGCCTGGGCCGACCTGGTGACCGTACGGACCACGACCGCCCGGACGGCGGGCGCCGAGCTCGACAGCCTCGTCTTCGCCGCGACCGCGACGGACGTGCACTCGGTGGTGTCCGGTGGGCGGGTCGTCGTCGCCGACGGGCAGCACGTGCTGGGCGACGTGGGTGAGCTGCTCGACCGTTCTCTTGGAGCGATCTGGAAGGCACTGGCATGA
- a CDS encoding allantoate amidohydrolase codes for MTFDQLWTDLHPVGRDDRSGGYRRFVWSAEDLQCREWFVAEAARRSLDVVTDRNGNLFAWWGNPDASGPGVVTGSHLDSVPDGGAYDGPLGVVSAFAAVDLLRSKGFQPARPLGVAAFADEEGARFGIACAGSRLLTGALTPARALGLTDNEGTTYASAMSAAGHDPGGVGRDEETLRRIGTFVELHVEQGRGLVDLDAPVALAESIWPHGRWRFTFRGEANHAGTTLMEDRHDPMLTYAMTALAANKQARLAGARATFGRIEVEPNGTNAVPSEVRAWLDARAADDETLGILVGTIGKQATDRASRDGTTTEVTPESLTPLVMFDHALRQRLDERLGGVPTLPTQAGHDAGILADAGVPVAMLFVRNPTGVSHSPAEFAERDDCLAGVDALAAVLEELLA; via the coding sequence GTGACGTTCGACCAGCTCTGGACGGACCTGCATCCCGTCGGGCGTGATGACCGCTCTGGTGGATACCGCAGGTTCGTCTGGAGTGCCGAGGACCTGCAGTGCCGCGAGTGGTTCGTGGCCGAGGCGGCGAGGCGGTCGCTCGACGTCGTGACCGACCGCAACGGGAATCTCTTTGCCTGGTGGGGGAATCCCGACGCCTCCGGTCCGGGAGTGGTGACCGGTTCACATCTCGACTCGGTGCCGGACGGCGGCGCGTACGACGGTCCGCTCGGGGTCGTGTCGGCGTTCGCCGCCGTGGATCTCCTGCGTAGCAAGGGATTCCAGCCTGCCCGGCCACTCGGCGTCGCCGCGTTCGCCGACGAGGAAGGCGCTCGATTCGGCATCGCCTGCGCGGGATCGCGGCTGCTGACCGGCGCGTTGACGCCGGCGCGGGCGCTCGGTCTGACCGACAACGAGGGTACGACGTACGCGTCCGCGATGAGCGCCGCCGGCCACGACCCCGGCGGCGTGGGGCGGGACGAGGAGACGCTGCGGCGGATCGGCACGTTCGTCGAGCTGCACGTCGAGCAGGGCCGCGGCCTGGTCGACCTCGACGCGCCGGTCGCGCTCGCGGAGAGCATCTGGCCGCACGGACGTTGGCGTTTCACCTTCCGTGGCGAGGCAAACCACGCCGGTACGACGCTGATGGAGGACAGGCACGACCCGATGCTCACGTACGCGATGACCGCGCTCGCCGCGAACAAGCAGGCCCGCCTCGCCGGCGCCCGGGCGACGTTCGGGCGGATCGAGGTCGAGCCGAACGGGACGAACGCCGTGCCCTCGGAGGTGCGAGCCTGGCTCGACGCGCGCGCGGCCGACGACGAGACGCTCGGCATCCTCGTCGGCACGATCGGCAAGCAGGCAACGGATCGCGCCAGCCGCGACGGCACCACGACCGAGGTCACGCCGGAGTCGCTGACGCCGCTCGTCATGTTCGACCACGCCCTCCGCCAGCGGCTCGACGAGCGCCTCGGGGGCGTACCCACCCTGCCGACCCAGGCCGGGCACGACGCCGGCATCCTCGCCGACGCGGGCGTACCGGTCGCGATGCTGTTCGTCCGCAACCCGACGGGCGTCTCGCACTCGCCCGCGGAGTTCGCCGAGCGCGACGACTGCCTCGCCGGGGTCGACGCGCTCGCCGCCGTCCTCGAGGAGCTGCTCGCGTGA